One region of Camelina sativa cultivar DH55 chromosome 6, Cs, whole genome shotgun sequence genomic DNA includes:
- the LOC104791295 gene encoding uncharacterized protein LOC104791295 isoform X2, translated as MAALSFCSSSPPRILHKQSKPSLFPPDSNLFTPLCFTSVGELSPKPISVSRRFRASVNSTAVSNSSGNENSPSSPANKLREIMQSPGVLQGPCCFDALSAKLIEQSGFPYCITSGFSISVARLGLPDKGLISYGEMLDQSQQITQSVTIPVIGDGGNGYGNAMNVKRTVKGYIKAGFAGIIINDQVCSGDTVSERRRVVSREEAVMRIKSAVDARRECDSDIVIVAQTDSREAISLEESLVRARAFTDAGADVLAIDSLVSREEMKAFCNVYPLVPKLASMLESGGKVPILNPLELEEIGYKLVAYPLSLIGVSLQAMQDALLAIKGGRIPPPGSMASLGEIDEILGFDTYQEEERRYATFSSDRASSNSVYGYQREAQDDPEQREDPIVEVITPEVYNEPRNPFSRIWSRSLRIKIIGRDGFEKLDVRIPAGFLEGVTNIVPALGGVNLKQLMDNAVDEVGGKLLLDFKDSAGDRIQVFLE; from the exons ATGGCGGCACTAAGCTTTTGCAGCTCTTCTCCACCTCGAATTCTTCACAAACAATCTAAACCAAGCCTATTCCCTCCGGATTCTAACCTTTTTACACCTTTGTGTTTCACTTCCGTCGGAGAATTATCTCCAAAACCAATCTCTGTCTCGAGACGATTTCGTGCCTCCGTTAACTCCACCGCAGTTTCCAATTCATCGGGAAACGAGAATTCACCATCTTCTCCGGCTAATAAGCTAAGGGAAATTATGCAATCCCCTGGTGTTCTTCAGGGTCCTTGTTGCTTCGATGCTCTTAGTGCCAAACTCATCGAGCAATCTGGATTTCCCTACTGTATCACCTCTG GGTTCTCAATTTCAGTGGCTAGGCTTGGTTTGCCGGATAAAGGACTTATCTCTTACGGAGAAATGCTTGATCAAAGTCAACAAATTACTCAATCTGTTACTATTCCGGTGATTGGAGACGGTGGCAATGGATACGGTAATGCTATGAATGTTAAGAGAACCGTTAAGGGATATATCAAAGCTGGTTTTGCTGGAATTATCATCAATGATCAGGTTTGTAGTGGCGATACTGtgagtgagagaagaagagtggtTTCTAGAGAGGAAGCTGTGATGCGTATTAAATCTGCGGTTGATGCACGTAGAGAGTGTGATTCCGACATTGTGATTGTAGCTCAAACTGATTCCCGAGAAGCAATATCTTTAGAGGAATCGTTGGTTAGGGCAAGAGCTTTTACAGATGCTGGAGCTGATGTTCTCGCCATTGATTCTCTTGTTTCTAGGGAAGAGATGAAAGCGTTCTGCAATGTCTATCCACTAGTTCCTAAATTG GCTAGTATGCTAGAAAGTGGAGGGAAGGTTCCGATACTAAACCCGCTTGAGCTAGAAGAGATTGGGTATAAGCTAGTGGCATATCCACTCTCATTGATTGGAGTATCTCTTCAAGCAATGCAG GATGCTCTATTGGCAATTAAGGGTGGTCGAATTCCTCCGCCAGGAAGCATGGCGTCTTTAGGAGAAATCGATGAGATTCTTGGTTTTGACACATACCAGGAGGAAGAGAGACGGTACGCTACCTTCTCATCAGATAGAG CTAGCAGCAATAGCGTCTATGGTTATCAACGGGAGGCTCAAGATGATCCAGAACAGAGAGAGGACCCGATTGTTGAAGTCATAACACCTGAGGTTTATAATGAACCAAGAAACCCCTTTTCGAGGATCTGGTCACGATCTCTGCGGATCAAAATCATCGGACGCGATGGGTTTGAGAAACTTGATGTAAGAATTCCG GCTGGATTCTTGGAAGGTGTCACCAACATTGTTCCAG CTTTAGGAGGCGTGAACTTGAAGCAATTGATGGACAATGCAGTCGATGAAGTCGGAGGGAaacttttgttagattttaaaGACTCTGCTGGCGACAGAATCCAAGTCTTTCTGGAATGA
- the LOC104791295 gene encoding uncharacterized protein LOC104791295 isoform X1 — protein sequence MAALSFCSSSPPRILHKQSKPSLFPPDSNLFTPLCFTSVGELSPKPISVSRRFRASVNSTAVSNSSGNENSPSSPANKLREIMQSPGVLQGPCCFDALSAKLIEQSGFPYCITSGFSISVARLGLPDKGLISYGEMLDQSQQITQSVTIPVIGDGGNGYGNAMNVKRTVKGYIKAGFAGIIINDQVCSGDTVSERRRVVSREEAVMRIKSAVDARRECDSDIVIVAQTDSREAISLEESLVRARAFTDAGADVLAIDSLVSREEMKAFCNVYPLVPKLASMLESGGKVPILNPLELEEIGYKLVAYPLSLIGVSLQAMQDALLAIKGGRIPPPGSMASLGEIDEILGFDTYQEEERRYATFSSDREASSNSVYGYQREAQDDPEQREDPIVEVITPEVYNEPRNPFSRIWSRSLRIKIIGRDGFEKLDVRIPAGFLEGVTNIVPALGGVNLKQLMDNAVDEVGGKLLLDFKDSAGDRIQVFLE from the exons ATGGCGGCACTAAGCTTTTGCAGCTCTTCTCCACCTCGAATTCTTCACAAACAATCTAAACCAAGCCTATTCCCTCCGGATTCTAACCTTTTTACACCTTTGTGTTTCACTTCCGTCGGAGAATTATCTCCAAAACCAATCTCTGTCTCGAGACGATTTCGTGCCTCCGTTAACTCCACCGCAGTTTCCAATTCATCGGGAAACGAGAATTCACCATCTTCTCCGGCTAATAAGCTAAGGGAAATTATGCAATCCCCTGGTGTTCTTCAGGGTCCTTGTTGCTTCGATGCTCTTAGTGCCAAACTCATCGAGCAATCTGGATTTCCCTACTGTATCACCTCTG GGTTCTCAATTTCAGTGGCTAGGCTTGGTTTGCCGGATAAAGGACTTATCTCTTACGGAGAAATGCTTGATCAAAGTCAACAAATTACTCAATCTGTTACTATTCCGGTGATTGGAGACGGTGGCAATGGATACGGTAATGCTATGAATGTTAAGAGAACCGTTAAGGGATATATCAAAGCTGGTTTTGCTGGAATTATCATCAATGATCAGGTTTGTAGTGGCGATACTGtgagtgagagaagaagagtggtTTCTAGAGAGGAAGCTGTGATGCGTATTAAATCTGCGGTTGATGCACGTAGAGAGTGTGATTCCGACATTGTGATTGTAGCTCAAACTGATTCCCGAGAAGCAATATCTTTAGAGGAATCGTTGGTTAGGGCAAGAGCTTTTACAGATGCTGGAGCTGATGTTCTCGCCATTGATTCTCTTGTTTCTAGGGAAGAGATGAAAGCGTTCTGCAATGTCTATCCACTAGTTCCTAAATTG GCTAGTATGCTAGAAAGTGGAGGGAAGGTTCCGATACTAAACCCGCTTGAGCTAGAAGAGATTGGGTATAAGCTAGTGGCATATCCACTCTCATTGATTGGAGTATCTCTTCAAGCAATGCAG GATGCTCTATTGGCAATTAAGGGTGGTCGAATTCCTCCGCCAGGAAGCATGGCGTCTTTAGGAGAAATCGATGAGATTCTTGGTTTTGACACATACCAGGAGGAAGAGAGACGGTACGCTACCTTCTCATCAGATAGAG AAGCTAGCAGCAATAGCGTCTATGGTTATCAACGGGAGGCTCAAGATGATCCAGAACAGAGAGAGGACCCGATTGTTGAAGTCATAACACCTGAGGTTTATAATGAACCAAGAAACCCCTTTTCGAGGATCTGGTCACGATCTCTGCGGATCAAAATCATCGGACGCGATGGGTTTGAGAAACTTGATGTAAGAATTCCG GCTGGATTCTTGGAAGGTGTCACCAACATTGTTCCAG CTTTAGGAGGCGTGAACTTGAAGCAATTGATGGACAATGCAGTCGATGAAGTCGGAGGGAaacttttgttagattttaaaGACTCTGCTGGCGACAGAATCCAAGTCTTTCTGGAATGA